The following proteins come from a genomic window of Peptococcaceae bacterium:
- a CDS encoding KilA-N domain-containing protein encodes MVTEEEKRAEAIWTYCISREKILKHLVSKDLMTQDLADTLSERMFEQLNASFVPGFRRSSIGEAMIAKHIQIVSPDDTYISLTEIARQKNTDAPSYVIQSWLRNYVTIEFLRLWEKESNPKFVDEACTALIERMKSSSFRLTLKQWIANTGAVGITSKQGKNGGTFAHPDIACEFSMWIDPAYRLDVVKKFRMASIEK; translated from the coding sequence ATGGTGACCGAGGAAGAAAAGCGCGCGGAAGCGATTTGGACATATTGCATATCAAGGGAAAAAATCTTAAAACACTTGGTTTCAAAGGACCTTATGACCCAAGACCTTGCGGACACGCTCTCCGAAAGGATGTTTGAGCAGTTGAACGCAAGTTTTGTCCCCGGATTCCGCCGCTCATCAATCGGTGAAGCCATGATTGCCAAACATATCCAGATCGTTTCTCCAGACGACACCTACATATCGCTGACTGAAATAGCCCGGCAGAAAAATACCGATGCGCCCAGCTATGTGATTCAAAGCTGGCTGCGCAACTACGTGACAATTGAATTCCTCCGTCTATGGGAAAAGGAGAGCAATCCTAAATTCGTAGATGAAGCCTGCACGGCGTTAATTGAAAGAATGAAATCCAGCTCTTTTAGACTGACGCTTAAGCAGTGGATCGCCAATACAGGTGCGGTAGGGATTACATCGAAGCAGGGTAAAAACGGCGGTACCTTTGCCCATCCGGACATTGCCTGTGAATTCAGCATGTGGATTGACCCGGCATACAGGCTGGACGTCGTTAAGAAGTTTCGTATGGCAAGCATAGAGAAGTAG
- a CDS encoding DUF4065 domain-containing protein, with translation MTGFCEKCRDVVEYTVREGEKTKCIKGKEIRYTGKEAYCRECGDEIFVAEIRDYNLQMLDKAFREQEKLISVSDIESILKKYNIGKRPLSLLLGWGEGTVTRYLNGDIPTKQYSDILRRILADANYMAEILEQNKNQITDHAYGLCKQALEIIERETARKTCKLENEGKIDSVVKYLLIHCAEITPMALQKLLYYAQGFYKAFNGEYLFADDCEAWVHGPVYRNIYYKYKDHGYNPIEENTFEYGSIELTETEEEILDSIITNFGCYSGKILERMTHIETPWRVTRKGLGDQEGSDRIIAKELITDYFSGIKAKYNMLNTSDIKDYSMDLFGKLYH, from the coding sequence ATGACGGGTTTTTGCGAAAAATGCCGTGATGTGGTGGAATACACCGTTAGAGAAGGGGAAAAAACCAAATGCATAAAAGGAAAGGAGATCAGGTACACCGGCAAAGAAGCATATTGCCGTGAATGCGGCGACGAAATATTTGTGGCGGAAATTCGCGATTATAATTTGCAGATGCTGGATAAGGCTTTTAGGGAGCAAGAAAAACTCATCTCAGTGTCGGACATCGAAAGCATATTGAAAAAATACAATATCGGCAAAAGGCCATTGTCCTTGCTGCTGGGCTGGGGAGAAGGCACTGTCACCAGGTATCTGAATGGTGATATTCCTACCAAACAGTATTCCGACATACTTAGGCGGATTCTAGCTGATGCAAATTATATGGCTGAAATATTAGAACAGAACAAAAATCAGATTACAGATCATGCCTATGGTCTTTGCAAACAGGCTCTGGAAATAATTGAACGTGAAACTGCCCGGAAGACATGTAAGCTTGAAAATGAAGGTAAGATTGACAGTGTTGTAAAATATTTGCTGATCCATTGCGCAGAGATCACACCGATGGCACTGCAAAAGCTTCTTTATTATGCCCAGGGATTCTATAAAGCTTTTAATGGAGAGTATCTGTTTGCCGATGATTGTGAAGCGTGGGTGCACGGTCCTGTTTACAGAAATATTTACTACAAATATAAAGACCATGGCTACAATCCTATCGAAGAAAACACGTTTGAGTATGGCAGCATTGAACTCACTGAAACCGAGGAAGAGATCCTCGATAGTATCATTACTAATTTTGGCTGCTATAGTGGTAAGATACTGGAAAGGATGACGCACATCGAAACCCCTTGGAGGGTGACGAGAAAAGGACTCGGTGATCAGGAAGGGTCCGACAGGATTATCGCAAAAGAACTGATTACCGACTATTTCAGCGGGATCAAAGCAAAGTACAACATGCTGAATACATCTGATATTAAGGATTATAGCATGGATTTATTTGGAAAACTTTATCATTAG
- a CDS encoding copper amine oxidase N-terminal domain-containing protein, whose translation MNPDYNGQAKETIEAMEQKTTPPSSEQTAVRANQVLLTLGKREVMVYREGTAEVHTLDVAPEAPGGVTMVPLRGVLDFLGATLDYDGPSGTVKVQDGNILVRLTIGAGKAFINEAEVPLLKPAEIKNGRTLIPLRFVAENLHYDVVWDPEKQQIKISKRLSHQVL comes from the coding sequence TTGAACCCGGACTATAACGGCCAAGCAAAAGAAACCATTGAGGCCATGGAACAGAAAACAACTCCACCTTCCTCTGAACAGACCGCGGTGCGGGCAAACCAGGTTCTTCTTACCCTGGGCAAAAGAGAGGTCATGGTCTACCGGGAGGGTACAGCGGAGGTTCATACTTTGGATGTGGCACCTGAAGCACCCGGGGGTGTAACCATGGTCCCCCTGCGGGGAGTGCTGGATTTTTTGGGGGCAACACTGGATTATGACGGGCCGTCAGGAACGGTTAAGGTGCAGGACGGCAATATTCTCGTAAGGCTTACAATCGGAGCGGGTAAAGCTTTCATCAACGAAGCCGAAGTACCTCTTCTTAAGCCGGCCGAGATCAAAAATGGAAGGACCTTGATTCCTCTGCGTTTCGTGGCGGAAAACCTGCATTACGACGTGGTATGGGACCCGGAAAAACAGCAGATTAAGATTAGCAAACGATTGTCCCATCAGGTTTTGTAA